Proteins encoded in a region of the Patagioenas fasciata isolate bPatFas1 chromosome 21, bPatFas1.hap1, whole genome shotgun sequence genome:
- the TFEB gene encoding transcription factor EB has product MASRIGLRMELMKQQAQQEAERERAQQQMMMNYVQQQRMPVASTPAINTPVHYQSPPPVPGEVLKVQSYLENPTTYHLQKSRDKKVQAYLSETYGNKFAAHVSPANHSPKPPPAASPGVRPAHVMSSSAGNSAPNSPMAMLNIGSNPEREFDEVIDDIMRLDDVLGYMNPEVHMPNTLPMSSSHMNVYSGDPQVTASLVGVTSSSCPADLTQKRELTDAESRALAKERQKKDNHNLIERRRRFNINDRIKELGMLIPKANDLDVRWNKGTILKASVDYIKRMQKDLQRSRDLENHSRRLEMTNKQLLLRIQELEMQARVHGLPTSSPSGVNVAELAQQVVKQEASGDEGTLEPLLPPPDPESQLVLPPAPQSPYHQLDFTHSLSFDDGSRGFPDSLEPGHSASFPALSKKELDLMLMQDTMLPLASDPLFSAMSPEASKASSRRSSFSMEDADML; this is encoded by the exons ATGGCGTCCCGCATCGGGCTGCGGATGGAGCTGATGAAGCAGCAGGCGCAGCAGGAGGCCGAGCGCGAGCGCGCGCAGCAGCAGATGATGATGAACTACGTGCAGCAGCAGCGGATGCCGGTGGCCTCCACCCCAGCCATCAACACCCCCGTTCACTACCAGTCCCCACCGCCCGTGCCTGGGGAGGTCCTCAAG GTCCAGTCCTACCTGGAGAACCCCACCACCTACCACCTGCAGAAGTCACGGGACAAGAAGGTTCAGGCTTATCTCTCCGAAACCTACGGGAACAAGTTTGCTGCCCATGTCAGCCCCGCCAACCACTCTCCCAAGCCGCCCCCCGCCGCATCCCCCGGCGTCCGACCCGCGCACGTCATGTCCTCCTCGGCGGGCAACAGCGCGCCCAACAGCCCCATGGCCATGCTCAATATTGGCTCCAACCCCGAGCGCGAG TTCGATGAGGTCATCGATGACATCATGCGCCTGGATGACGTTTTGGGCTATATGAACCCCGAAGTCCACATGCCCAACACG CTCCCGATGTCCAGCAGTCACATGAATGTCTATAGCGGGGACCCCCAGGTGACGGCCTCTCTCGTAGGtgtcaccagcagctcctgccctgccgACCTCACCCAGAAGAGAGAACTGACAG ATGCTGAGAGCCGGGCCCTGGCGAAAGAGCGCCAGAAGAAAGACAATCACAACCTGA TCGAGAGACGGCGAAGGTTCAACATCAACGACCGCATCAAAGAGTTGGGGATGCTGATCCCCAAGGCCAATGACCT AGACGTGCGCTGGAACAAAGGAACAATCCTGAAGGCGTCCGTGGACTACATCAAGAGGATGCAGAAGGACTTGCAGAGGTCACGAGACCTGGAGAACCACTCGCGGCGTCTGGAGATGACAAATAAGCAGCTGCTGCTCCGCATCCAG GAGCTGGAGATGCAGGCGCGTGTCCACGGGCTGCCCACCTCCTCGCCCTCAGGTGTCAACGTGGCCGAGCTGGCTCAGCAGGTCGTCAAGCAAGAAGCCAGCGGGGACGAGGGGACACTGGAGCCACTGCTGCCACCCCCGGACCCCGAATCGCAGCTGGTGTTGCCTCCTGCACCCCAGTCTCCCTACCACCAGCTGGACTTTACCCACAGCCTGAGCTTCGACGACGGCTCCCGCGGCTTCCCAGACAGCCTGGAGCCCGGCCACAGCGCGTCCTTCCCGGCCCTGTCCAagaaggagctggacttgatgctGATGCAGGACACGATGCTGCCCTTGGCCTCCGACCCCTTGTTCTCAGCCATGTCCCCGGAGGCCTCCAAGGCCAGCAGCCGCCGGAGCAGCTTCAGCATGGAGGATGCCGACATGCTGTGA